The following proteins are co-located in the Pseudomonas antarctica genome:
- a CDS encoding MFS transporter, whose translation MDTLKLATRRWWYIMPIVFITYSLAYLDRANYGFAAASGMAEDLMITPGMSSLLGALFFLGYFFFQVPGAIYAQKRSVKKLIFVSLILWGGLATLTGVVSNAYMLIAIRFMLGVVEAAVMPAMLVYLCHWFTRAERSRANTFLILGNPVTMLWMSVVSGYLVQHFSWRWMFIVEGLPAVIWAFIWWRLADERPKDAKWLSDAQKQDLETALAAEQVGIKAVKNYAEAFRSPKVIILALQFFCWSIGVYGFVLWLPSILKAGLQMDMVEAGWLSALPYLAAVIGMLAVSWGSDKLQKRKRFVWPPLLIASIAFYASYALGAEHFWWSYTLLVIAGACMYAPYGPFFAIVPEILPANVAGGAMALINSMGALGSFGGSYLVGYLNSSTGSPGASYLLMSGALMFAVVLTIFLKPGASDRKRAPSPTFDLKVKTR comes from the coding sequence ATGGACACCTTGAAACTCGCCACCCGCCGCTGGTGGTACATCATGCCCATCGTGTTTATCACGTATAGCCTGGCGTACCTGGACCGCGCCAACTACGGCTTCGCCGCCGCCTCCGGGATGGCCGAAGACTTGATGATCACCCCCGGCATGTCGTCGCTGCTGGGGGCGCTGTTCTTTCTCGGCTACTTTTTTTTCCAGGTACCGGGGGCTATCTACGCGCAGAAACGCAGCGTTAAAAAACTGATTTTCGTCAGCCTGATCCTGTGGGGCGGCTTGGCCACCCTGACCGGCGTGGTGTCCAACGCCTATATGTTGATCGCGATTCGCTTCATGCTTGGGGTGGTGGAAGCGGCGGTGATGCCGGCGATGCTGGTCTACCTGTGCCACTGGTTTACCCGTGCCGAACGCTCGCGGGCCAACACGTTCCTGATCCTCGGCAACCCGGTGACCATGCTTTGGATGTCGGTGGTGTCGGGCTATCTGGTGCAGCATTTCAGTTGGCGCTGGATGTTTATCGTTGAAGGCCTGCCGGCGGTGATCTGGGCGTTTATCTGGTGGCGCCTGGCTGACGAACGGCCCAAGGATGCCAAGTGGCTGAGCGACGCACAGAAGCAGGACTTGGAAACGGCCCTGGCTGCCGAGCAAGTCGGCATCAAGGCGGTGAAAAACTACGCCGAAGCCTTTCGCTCGCCCAAGGTGATCATCCTGGCCCTGCAGTTTTTCTGCTGGAGCATCGGCGTGTACGGCTTTGTGCTGTGGCTGCCATCGATTCTCAAGGCCGGTTTGCAGATGGACATGGTCGAAGCGGGCTGGCTGTCCGCGCTGCCTTACCTGGCAGCCGTCATCGGTATGCTCGCGGTGTCCTGGGGCTCGGACAAGCTGCAAAAACGTAAACGTTTTGTGTGGCCGCCGTTGCTGATTGCGTCCATCGCTTTCTACGCGTCCTACGCCCTGGGCGCCGAGCACTTCTGGTGGTCCTACACCCTGTTGGTGATCGCCGGGGCCTGCATGTATGCGCCTTATGGCCCGTTCTTCGCCATTGTCCCGGAGATCCTGCCGGCCAACGTTGCCGGTGGCGCCATGGCGCTGATCAACAGCATGGGCGCGCTCGGCTCGTTCGGTGGTTCGTACCTGGTGGGTTACCTCAATAGCAGCACCGGTTCGCCCGGCGCCTCCTACCTGCTGATGAGCGGCGCATTGATGTTCGCGGTGGTGCTGACGATTTTCCTCAAGCCCGGCGCCAGCGACCGTAAACGCGCGCCGTCGCCTACTTTTGATTTGAAGGTTAAAACCCGATGA
- a CDS encoding AMP-binding protein, translated as MNAVSLERTERIWLNAYLPGVPADIEAGIEAYPSLREVFLEHLEKFRERVAYVSIGTEMTYADWQVQGIAFAAWLQGQGVKKGDRVALMMPNCLQYPICLLGTILAGAVVVNVNPLYTSHELKHLLKDSGAETVVIFENFAHTLEKVVAGSNVKRVVVAAIGDLLGTFKGAAMNFILRRVQKQVPVFNLPGSVRFNQVLKQGRAQHHFPVTMGLDELAFLQYTGGTTGDAKGVMLSHRNIIANLLQAKAWVGDQLDQHKQETNVTLLPLYHIFSLTVNCLMFMCLGGRNILIANPRDVKRVQMILRKERFNGIAGVNTLFNGLLENKAFCARDFSDLRMVIAGGMATHTAVAKRWKEVTGLPIVEGYGLTECSPVVSISPIDISRMREMAFTGSIGVPLPSTWVRFIREDGELADIGEQGELQVRGPQVMQGYWKRPKETAEVLDAEGWLSTGDIGVMDERGYIRLVDRKKDMILVSGFNVYPNEIEDVVALHPGVGEVAAIGVEDAVTGEKVKIIVVRKDPNLTQEQILAHCREYLTGYKVPRYVEFRSNELPKTTVGKVLRRALR; from the coding sequence ATGAACGCTGTAAGCCTGGAACGCACTGAACGGATCTGGTTGAACGCTTACCTGCCCGGCGTCCCGGCGGACATTGAGGCCGGTATCGAGGCCTACCCGTCGTTGCGCGAAGTGTTCCTGGAACACCTGGAGAAATTTCGCGAGCGGGTTGCCTACGTCAGTATCGGTACCGAAATGACCTATGCCGACTGGCAAGTGCAAGGCATTGCGTTTGCCGCGTGGCTGCAGGGCCAGGGCGTGAAAAAGGGCGACCGCGTGGCGCTGATGATGCCCAACTGCTTGCAGTACCCGATTTGCCTGCTGGGCACGATCCTGGCCGGTGCGGTGGTGGTGAACGTTAACCCGCTGTACACCTCCCATGAGCTCAAGCATCTGCTCAAGGACAGCGGCGCTGAAACCGTGGTGATCTTCGAAAATTTCGCCCACACCCTCGAAAAGGTGGTGGCCGGCAGCAACGTCAAGCGCGTGGTAGTGGCGGCCATCGGCGATTTGCTGGGCACCTTCAAGGGGGCAGCGATGAACTTCATCCTGCGCCGTGTGCAAAAGCAGGTGCCCGTCTTTAATCTGCCGGGCTCGGTACGCTTCAACCAGGTGCTGAAACAGGGGCGGGCGCAGCATCACTTTCCGGTCACCATGGGCCTCGATGAGCTGGCCTTTTTGCAATACACCGGCGGCACCACGGGGGACGCCAAGGGCGTGATGCTCAGCCACCGCAATATCATCGCCAACCTGCTGCAAGCCAAGGCCTGGGTCGGTGATCAGCTCGATCAGCACAAACAGGAAACCAACGTCACCTTGCTGCCGCTGTACCACATCTTTTCGCTCACGGTGAACTGCCTGATGTTCATGTGCCTGGGCGGGCGCAATATCTTGATCGCCAACCCTCGGGACGTGAAGCGGGTGCAGATGATCCTGCGCAAGGAGCGCTTCAATGGGATTGCCGGGGTCAACACGCTGTTTAACGGCTTGCTGGAGAACAAGGCATTCTGCGCGCGGGACTTCTCGGATTTGCGCATGGTGATTGCTGGCGGCATGGCCACGCACACGGCGGTGGCCAAGCGTTGGAAGGAAGTCACCGGGCTGCCGATCGTCGAGGGTTATGGGCTGACCGAGTGCTCGCCGGTGGTGAGCATCAGCCCCATCGACATTTCACGCATGCGCGAGATGGCGTTCACCGGCAGCATCGGCGTGCCGTTGCCGTCGACCTGGGTGCGCTTTATTCGTGAAGATGGCGAGCTGGCCGACATCGGTGAGCAGGGCGAACTGCAAGTGCGCGGCCCGCAGGTGATGCAGGGCTACTGGAAACGCCCGAAGGAAACCGCCGAGGTGCTGGATGCCGAAGGGTGGTTGTCGACCGGTGATATCGGCGTGATGGACGAGCGTGGCTATATTCGCCTGGTCGACCGCAAAAAAGACATGATCCTGGTCTCGGGTTTCAACGTGTACCCCAATGAAATCGAAGACGTGGTGGCGCTGCACCCAGGCGTGGGCGAGGTGGCGGCAATCGGTGTTGAGGATGCTGTGACAGGGGAGAAGGTGAAGATCATTGTGGTGCGCAAAGACCCGAACCTTACTCAGGAACAGATACTTGCCCATTGCCGGGAATACCTGACGGGGTACAAGGTGCCGCGGTATGTGGAGTTTCGCAGCAACGAGTTGCCCAAGACGACCGTCGGCAAAGTATTGCGCCGGGCGTTGCGCTGA
- a CDS encoding LacI family DNA-binding transcriptional regulator, translating into MTSFSAAQRSRVTMLDVAERAGVSKASVSRFIGDDRALLSDAIALRIEQAISELGYRPNQMARGLKRGRTRLIGMLVADIRNPYSIAVMHGVETACRQHGYSLVVCNTDRDDEQERQHLAALRSYNIEGLIVNTLGHHLDQLLELQQEMPLVLVDRKVEPLHSDMVGLDNFAAVRMAVEHLEQQGYRDVLLVSEAADGTSSRLERQTSFKAEIASRPGLTGAVLELDGELENRLQAFLAKPDPKALFCANGIATLACTRALKSLGCNLFNEVGLIALDDLDWYPLVGNGITALAQPTEAIGASAFDCLLKRLRGDDAPTRTLGFLPQLIIRGSTQPPVGAGLPAIAGSQPKQ; encoded by the coding sequence GTGACTTCTTTTTCCGCCGCCCAGCGCAGCCGCGTGACCATGCTCGACGTCGCCGAGCGCGCCGGTGTGTCCAAAGCCAGCGTCTCGCGCTTTATCGGTGATGACCGCGCCTTGCTCTCCGACGCCATTGCCCTGCGCATCGAACAGGCGATCAGCGAACTCGGCTACCGCCCTAACCAAATGGCGCGGGGCTTGAAACGTGGGCGCACTCGCCTGATCGGCATGCTGGTGGCCGATATCCGCAACCCCTATTCCATTGCCGTGATGCACGGCGTCGAAACCGCCTGCCGTCAGCACGGCTACAGCCTGGTGGTGTGCAACACCGACCGCGATGACGAGCAGGAGCGCCAGCATCTGGCAGCATTGCGTTCGTACAACATCGAAGGGTTGATCGTGAACACCCTTGGCCATCACCTCGACCAGTTGCTGGAGTTGCAACAGGAAATGCCGCTGGTGCTGGTCGACCGCAAGGTCGAGCCGCTGCACAGCGACATGGTGGGTTTGGATAACTTCGCGGCGGTACGCATGGCCGTGGAGCATCTCGAACAGCAGGGTTATCGCGATGTGTTGCTGGTGAGCGAAGCGGCCGATGGCACCAGTTCGCGACTGGAACGCCAAACCAGCTTCAAGGCAGAGATAGCCAGTCGCCCAGGATTGACCGGCGCCGTGCTGGAACTCGATGGCGAGCTGGAAAATCGTCTGCAGGCCTTTCTTGCCAAGCCCGACCCCAAAGCCTTGTTCTGCGCCAACGGTATCGCCACGCTGGCCTGTACCCGCGCGCTCAAGTCTTTAGGCTGCAACCTGTTTAATGAGGTCGGCCTGATCGCCCTGGATGACCTGGACTGGTACCCGCTGGTAGGCAACGGCATCACCGCCCTCGCCCAGCCGACCGAAGCGATAGGCGCGAGCGCCTTCGACTGCCTGCTCAAACGCCTGCGTGGCGATGACGCACCGACGCGCACCCTGGGCTTTTTGCCGCAACTGATCATTCGGGGCTCAACTCAACCCCCTGTGGGCGCTGGCTTGCCTGCGATCGCGGGTTCTCAGCCGAAGCAGTAA
- a CDS encoding sugar kinase yields the protein MSEIDILSFGETMAMFVAEQTGDLAEVAQFHKRIAGADSNVAIGLSRLGFNVAWLSRVGADSLGRFVIDTLQKEGLDCRHVAVDPLHPTGFQFKSREETGADPQVEYFRKGSAASHLSIADIRPALLQARHLHATGIPPALSEATRELSVTLMTQMRKAGRSVSFDPNLRPSLWANQQQMIRQINALASLADWVLPGLSEGRLLTGFDDPADIAAFYLDQGAEAVAIKLGPDGAYYRTQMDQGFVAAVPVEKVVDTVGAGDGFAVGMISALLDNLSFPEAVQRGNWIGSRAVQSRGDMEGLPTRAELPTRSIA from the coding sequence ATGTCTGAGATCGATATCCTGTCGTTTGGTGAAACCATGGCGATGTTTGTCGCCGAACAGACCGGCGACTTGGCCGAGGTGGCCCAGTTCCACAAACGCATTGCCGGGGCCGACAGCAATGTGGCTATTGGTCTGTCGCGCCTGGGTTTCAATGTCGCCTGGCTGAGCCGGGTCGGGGCTGATTCCCTCGGCCGGTTTGTCATCGACACCCTGCAAAAAGAAGGCCTGGATTGTCGCCATGTGGCGGTCGATCCGCTGCACCCCACCGGTTTTCAGTTCAAATCCCGCGAAGAGACTGGCGCAGACCCTCAAGTGGAATATTTCCGCAAAGGCTCGGCCGCCAGTCATTTGTCGATTGCCGACATTCGTCCCGCCCTGCTGCAAGCGCGGCACCTGCATGCCACCGGTATTCCGCCGGCCTTGTCCGAGGCCACCCGCGAGCTGTCCGTGACGCTGATGACGCAGATGCGCAAGGCCGGGCGCAGCGTGTCATTCGACCCGAACCTGCGCCCGTCTCTGTGGGCCAATCAGCAGCAGATGATTCGCCAGATAAACGCCCTCGCAAGCCTGGCTGACTGGGTCTTGCCCGGCTTGAGCGAGGGCCGCTTGCTCACCGGCTTCGACGACCCGGCCGACATCGCCGCCTTCTACCTCGACCAGGGTGCCGAAGCCGTGGCCATCAAGCTTGGGCCGGATGGTGCCTACTACCGCACCCAGATGGACCAGGGCTTTGTCGCCGCCGTGCCGGTGGAAAAAGTCGTGGACACCGTCGGCGCCGGTGATGGCTTTGCCGTCGGCATGATCAGCGCCTTGCTCGACAACCTCAGCTTCCCCGAGGCCGTACAGCGCGGCAACTGGATCGGCAGCCGCGCCGTGCAAAGCCGCGGAGATATGGAAGGCCTGCCCACCCGTGCGGAGTTACCCACTCGATCCATTGCATGA
- a CDS encoding NAD(P)-dependent oxidoreductase, with translation MKKSVVLYKKLSAPLMARLHEHADVTLIDALDEPGLAKLRDALPSAHGLLGASLRLDATLLDLAPKLEAVASVSVGVDNYDIDYLTQRGILLSNTPDVLTETTADTGFALILATARRVVELADMVRAGQWNKNIGPSHFGSDVHGKTLGIIGMGRIGEALAQRGHFGFGMPVIYHSHSPKPLVEERFGAQYRSLVALLKEADFVCLTLPLTAETEKLIGAEEFAQMGPETIFINISRGKVVDEAALVEALQQRTIRAAGLDVFEREPLNHDSPLLRLNNVVATPHIGSATHETREAMARCAVDNLLAALSGERPKNLVNPAAWKP, from the coding sequence ATGAAGAAATCTGTCGTTTTATACAAAAAACTCTCGGCGCCATTGATGGCCCGCCTGCACGAGCACGCCGACGTCACGTTGATCGACGCGCTGGACGAACCCGGCCTGGCCAAACTGCGTGACGCCCTGCCCAGCGCCCACGGCCTGCTGGGTGCCAGCCTGCGCCTGGACGCCACGCTGCTCGATCTGGCGCCCAAACTGGAAGCGGTGGCCAGCGTCTCGGTCGGTGTCGACAACTACGACATCGACTACCTGACCCAACGCGGCATTCTGCTCAGCAACACCCCGGACGTACTCACCGAAACCACGGCGGACACCGGCTTTGCGTTGATCCTGGCCACCGCCCGCCGCGTGGTCGAACTCGCCGATATGGTGCGCGCCGGCCAATGGAACAAGAACATCGGCCCCTCGCATTTCGGCAGCGACGTGCACGGCAAGACCCTGGGCATTATCGGCATGGGCCGCATCGGTGAAGCCCTGGCCCAACGCGGGCATTTCGGTTTCGGCATGCCGGTGATCTACCACAGCCACTCGCCCAAGCCGCTGGTAGAAGAGCGCTTCGGCGCGCAGTACCGCAGCCTGGTGGCGTTGCTCAAGGAGGCCGACTTTGTCTGCCTGACACTGCCGCTCACGGCTGAAACCGAGAAATTGATTGGTGCTGAGGAATTTGCACAGATGGGCCCCGAGACGATTTTTATCAATATTTCTCGGGGCAAAGTCGTCGATGAAGCCGCGCTGGTCGAGGCACTGCAGCAACGCACGATTCGGGCGGCGGGGCTGGATGTGTTTGAGCGTGAGCCGCTGAATCACGACTCGCCGTTGTTGCGCTTGAATAACGTGGTGGCCACGCCGCATATCGGTTCGGCGACCCACGAAACGCGGGAAGCGATGGCACGCTGTGCGGTGGATAATCTGCTGGCGGCATTGTCGGGTGAACGGCCGAAAAACCTGGTGAATCCGGCGGCCTGGAAACCCTGA
- a CDS encoding sugar phosphate isomerase/epimerase family protein: protein MHKYPVSISLSSYGADLIRQQGQLSFVSLLNAAGAQRIEWREELLTTEQPAVLAQAAAEHGLESVFSSPLELWVAGRAQPNAELAATLDRAQAFGARWLKVSLGYFTDTNDLQSLHALLNRHPVQLLVENDQTLHGGRIEPMQRFFTEVERLGVPVKMTFDIGNWQWQDQSALTAARLLGRHVDYLHCKAVARRQDGKLVALPPSATDLHLWEQLLKHMTQGITRAVEFPLQGDDLTEITAQQVAALALLGQPRAENAHV from the coding sequence ATGCATAAGTACCCCGTCTCCATCAGCCTTTCCAGCTACGGCGCTGATCTGATACGCCAGCAGGGCCAATTGAGTTTTGTCTCGTTGCTCAATGCTGCCGGCGCCCAGCGCATCGAATGGCGTGAAGAATTGCTGACCACCGAACAACCCGCCGTCCTCGCCCAGGCAGCCGCTGAGCATGGCCTGGAATCGGTGTTTTCGTCGCCGCTGGAACTCTGGGTCGCCGGGCGCGCCCAGCCGAATGCCGAACTCGCCGCCACCCTGGACCGCGCGCAGGCATTCGGCGCACGCTGGCTGAAAGTCTCCCTCGGTTACTTCACCGACACCAACGACCTGCAAAGCCTGCACGCCCTGCTCAACCGCCACCCGGTCCAATTGCTGGTGGAAAACGACCAGACCCTGCACGGCGGGCGCATCGAGCCGATGCAACGGTTCTTTACCGAGGTTGAACGCCTGGGTGTGCCGGTCAAAATGACCTTCGACATCGGCAACTGGCAGTGGCAAGACCAATCCGCCCTCACCGCCGCACGCCTGCTGGGCCGGCACGTGGATTACCTGCACTGCAAGGCCGTGGCGCGTCGCCAGGACGGCAAGCTGGTGGCCTTGCCGCCCAGCGCCACCGACCTGCATCTGTGGGAACAACTGCTCAAGCATATGACTCAAGGTATTACCAGGGCCGTGGAATTCCCGTTGCAAGGTGATGACTTGACCGAAATCACCGCGCAACAGGTCGCCGCCCTCGCCCTCCTTGGCCAGCCCCGTGCGGAGAATGCCCATGTCTGA